TCCACTTATATTTCAGTTACAATACTTTTGGTAAACAACCGCACACCTTAAACCCTCTGGACAATTTCTTCGCTTTAAATAGCTATCTGGGCCTGATCTGTCTGATTTTATTTTTAAGCGGTTTATGGTTAAAACGCAGCTCCAGGGAGCACACTCTTTTGATTAGCCTGTTCCCTCACCTGGTATTTTTGGTCTTTGCCACTGCCGGGGCACTTTGTTCGATTTATGACCAGGCATTGGACAGGACCATTATCATTTTTCTTCTGGCCTGTCTTTTAAATGCATCGACTTTACTCATTCGTCCGCTGAATCTGATCCTATATCTGACTGTTGTTTATCTCTTTTTCTGTTACGGGGTATATTTAACCCAACCGGATCAACAGGAAGTCATGCTGATTGCCATAGATGCACTCTGCGTGATTGCCGTAACCTATGCAATTGGCCGGGTATTCTGGAACAACAACCTGACCCGCCTCAAGCAAGACCGCTTAATTAAGTCCCAGAAATCGATACTGGTGCACCAATATGAGAAACTTTCTCAATCAAATGTGAAACTGGAAAAATCAAATGCCAGTAAGGACCAGTTCTTTTCTATATTGGCACACGACCTCAGGGGACCGCTCAATTCTGCAATCGCATTGACAAAATTCCTGGAAGAAGGCCTATTTGAAAGTGATCATGAAGAGCGGCAAAAGATGTATAATCTTTTACAAAACAGCTTAAACAACAGCTCCAAATTGTTAGAAAATGTATTGCTATGGTCGACCAACCAGGCCGGTGTACTCCACTTTAAACCCATGCGGCTCAATGTGTATGAAACCGTCCAGTCGAGCATTGAAATCCTTAAAATT
This region of Pedobacter steynii genomic DNA includes:
- a CDS encoding sensor histidine kinase, with amino-acid sequence MAKTLPSFFQRFKTPALDKMIIEEEVRTANLSRATAITGLFVPVTIIIHLYFSYNTFGKQPHTLNPLDNFFALNSYLGLICLILFLSGLWLKRSSREHTLLISLFPHLVFLVFATAGALCSIYDQALDRTIIIFLLACLLNASTLLIRPLNLILYLTVVYLFFCYGVYLTQPDQQEVMLIAIDALCVIAVTYAIGRVFWNNNLTRLKQDRLIKSQKSILVHQYEKLSQSNVKLEKSNASKDQFFSILAHDLRGPLNSAIALTKFLEEGLFESDHEERQKMYNLLQNSLNNSSKLLENVLLWSTNQAGVLHFKPMRLNVYETVQSSIEILKIVAAQKNIEIINLVSKYLSISADMDMIHTVFRNLLSNAIKFTPNFGSVEIRSELVINEHNGRESVRISVVDYGVGMSSKTLNNLFRIEKKMIGLGTNNETGTGLGLVLCKDFIEKHEGSIIVESKENEGSKFIITLPART